ATGCCTTGCAAGCAATGGGAAATTCATCCAACTGTTATGTTTCATTTATGCCAAAACCATTAAGCACGCAAAATGGTAGCGGTATGCATATTCATTTTAGTTTATTTGATATACAAAACCAAAAAAATGCTTTTTTTGATCCTGAAGATAAAAACCGCTTAAGCCCTATCGCTAAATCATTCATTGCTGGCATCCTTCATCATGCAAGCGCACTTACCCTTTTATTTAACCCTACTATAAATTCTTATAAGAGATTAGTTCCTGGTTTTGAGGCACCTATTTTTATTTGTGCCGGTACTAAAAATAGAAGTGCTTTAATTCGCTTGCCATTGTTTAACCCTGATCAAGCGGAAGCTGCTCGCGCTGAAATACGCTCAATAGATCCCACTTGTAATCCTTATCTTGCTTTTGCAGCATTGCTTAAAGCAGGCCTTTATGGTATTCAGAATAACTTACAATTAGATCAGTTTATTGAAGAAAATTTATATGAAATGACAAGTGAACAAAAAATAGAAAAGGGAATTGATACTATTCCAAGCTCATTGCCTCAAGCAATTGATGCATTTGAACGTAGTGGCTTTTTAAAAGAATTACTTGGCAATCACTTATTTGATGAATATATAAAAGATAAAAAAAAAGAAGTAATGCAAAGCCTTCGTGCAATTACTGATTGGGAACTTAAACATTACTTATAAAATTTTAAATGATAAGCCAATAATTAGAATTTTCAAATTTTAATATTCCATCAATTACTATTGGCTTATCATAAGATATATTTTTAGGAGGTTCCTTTACTCGAGCAGTAATAGAACAGCCATTAAGTATAAATAATGGTTGTTTATGCTCATTTAAGCTTAATTTACCATAATATTTCCCTTTAATGGATATATTATCAAAGCCTTCTTTTTTTATATCAGAAACTATATCTGAAACATGAGGATTTTTTTTTATCGGAAATCTAAAACTAGTATATGCATTGATATAATTTAGCGATGGTTTTTGGAAATACGCTTCTTGCCCGTCATACTTTGTTATAATATCTACAATAGATTGGGCACATAAATCGCACTCAATACCTTCTACTCGCAATTCAAAAATATTTTTTTTGTTAAACCTTCTTGTTCTATACCTATTATTGCAAGTAGTTTGGTTTTTGTTTTTTTGGTATGGCAAACATTCTGTAAAAAAAGAAACTGAAATTAAAAAATTAAAATAAATAAAAAATTTGAATACTTTCATCGTTGTTCTCACTGTTGTTTATTATCATTTTTCTTTTTCCATAATAAAAAAAAGAAAAAATCTATCAAGATAATTTCAAAAATTCCTTAAAAAAAAGCCAATAAAATTTTTTCTTGACAACCCGATACTCCGTTGCTACGATCATCCTAAATTTATAACAAAGTCCCTAAACGAACAATACAAACTTTTGTGTTGTTCACCCCCCTAACCCTTCAGCTTTTTCTAAGTTGGAGGGTTTATTAGTCATCTTTCTTCTTCAGATGACAATGCAATTTCCCGGATATTTCCTTGATTGTCTTGTAATACCACTACATCATCAAAAGAATGTAATATCTTCCATTGATCTTTTTTGACATTATTCTTTAACGATTGTTTTGTAATAACTTGTTCTTTGATTAATTTTTTTTCTTGAGCTGATGGCGATGATAATGATAAAAGTTTTTCATTCGCTTTTAAACACTGTAATCCAAAATTAAAAGGATTCCGTTGAGCAAATACAATATTACTAAAATAAAAAATCATTAATATTACTAAAATTTTCACCATACATCCTTTACTCATAAACTTGAATAAAATCCATTAATGCATTCACCGTTAATAGATCGTTTTCAATAGAACTTATGGTAATATTTTTACAAACAATACTCGCTTGCGATAATGCGATGCGTTTTAATAAAGAAAAAATATTGCTAAAATTCCCTCTCAACGTATATAAAACTCGTTTTTTTTCGAACCATTTTTTATTAATAATAACCGAAGGAATATAAGAATCTAAAAAAACGTCCGTCTCATTTAATTTCTTCAATAAATCTAGCATCCTCATATCAAATGAATAAATTTTTTTTACTTTTGTTTGTAATATTTTTTGATCAGCTTCAAAAAACTTTTTTAATTGATTCATTTCAATTTGTTTTTGCTGTAGTTGTTTATTTTTATTTAATATTTGGTTGATTTGTTGTATATATACTTTTTGCCAAGCATAAAAGGTATTATTAATCATTTGATAAAAAATAAATCCACTAATTAACAAGGCAAGCAAACTTCCTCCATAGAGTGCCCATAGAGGATAGTTATTCAAATATTTTAAAAACCATGTGTCTTTGGAAATAAAATTCACTTATTTCCTTTTTTAAAAATATTGGTCTATCCATTGTTGTGGGTCAACAGCAATATTATGTATTCTCATTTCCCAATGTAAATGATATCCACTTGCATAACCCGTTTTACCAAGCGTTCCTAAAGGATTTCCTTGTTTTACATTCATACCCACTTTTAGATTCTCCGCAAAATCATCTAAATGATAAAATAATGAAAGAATGCCACAACCATGATCAATGACAACCGTATTACCACTTAATGCATATCGTTCTTTTATTACTACTCTACCATCTTGTGGTGCCCAAATAATACTTTTTGGTGCATTAACAATATCAAGCGCTTTATGCATGTAGCGCCCTTTTTCTTGCGTTACTCTGATAGTACCATATTCTGTTGATATTGCCTTAATTTCAGTTGGCGCATAAAAAATACCGTTCCATAATTTTTCAAACGGAGATTTTTGCGCAAGTACTTCGAGTTCTTTTTCAAGTTGATCATCACTTAATCCGATCTCTTTTTCTTTTTTCACTTTCTCTGGATCAACTTTAAGATTTTGTCGCTTGAAAGGAAATTGCGCTACTTGTAGTTTTTCATCAAGCTTTACTGTATTGCCTACTAAATCAGAGATTTGAATATGTATTACATAGTCGCCCGGCTTTTCTTCGCACATAACCGGCATAAAACAATCATATATAGAAGAGTTTTTTGATTCAGGAAAACATTGATAACTTTTATTAAATACCTCTACGAAAGCTTGCTTAATCGGTTTATTTACTTGAAGCTTTACCCGCAATGTTCTTCCCTGATTAACTTTATAGCTGGGTTCATTTTTTATTACGGCAGCATGTAATAATTTATTATCTACAAAAAATGAAACTTCTTGTGTTGTTTTTTTTCTGTTGTATAAACCATTTTCTGCTTGAATTTTTAAAGTATGCTGTCCATCTTTAAGTGATACCGTCGATATAGTAAAGGGGTATTCACATATTTTTGTATTGATTTTATTTTTGTTAAATAAAGGCTTATCGTCTAACCATGCTGAAATTTCAGCTATTTTATAAGAATCATTTATATATATTTTGCAAGGTATCTCATTTCCATAATATTGATCACGAGCAATCCCTTCCATTTTTATTGTGGGCTGTGCAGTTCCAAAAAAATAATGATAACCGCTTACACAGGAATAGCTTATTATAAAAAATACGATTAAATATAAAATTCCTTTTATTTTATTCATCTTAGGTCCACTTTGATTTGTATTTTTATGTTGAAATATAATTAATTTATCCACAGAAAAAATATGTAAAAAATATAACAAAATTATTGCACTATCATCATTTATCTAAGTAATGTGCTGGTAATATTTACTCTCGTCAATAGGAGAACTTAAGTGAGCATATTACTGAGAGTGTTAATTATAGGTCTTTTATTTGCACAAATGCAAATAAATTTTACACAGTCATTAAGAGAATCTTCTTGTATTCAACCTGCAGGATCACAATTAAGCTCATGCCAACTTTTTAGTATTTGGCAAACAGAAAATGGAAATCCCGAATTGGTAACTGCTGGCACAAAATACAATATTCCTCTTGGAAGCCGTATAGCGGCAAATCGCATGAAAACAAGCTATACCCGAACATTAGTACATAAAAATCATCCAAGCGGTGGGAGCTTATTTCCGGGCGCAGGCGGTCTGGGGCAACAATTAAATAGCTTTTTGGATTCAGTTGAACAACTGGTCGAAGCTGATTATGAACAGCGTTTTGCTCAAAAAAAAGATAATTATTTTATTGCTTATTTTAGCCGAATTCAATTAACCGTATTACATGAGCTCTATCAATACCTGATGTCAATCTATACTGCTTTTAATATGACTCATATTAATAATATACAAGAATATTTAGATAATGCTGCAAATCAAGCTTTAAATAAGAAAACTATGATTATCAATCATCTTGTTAGCATTATTGAAGCACAAGCCAATCAAGCAATAGTTATGCGATTTCCAAATATTCCGCAACATATTGCAACTCGCATGGGCCCAATGATGATGCAACATGATTATGGTGCAGATCTTAACTTAATGATCGAAGGCACAGAAAAAGAATTATTCGATGAACTTGAAACACAAGAATATTATAAAAAACGTCGTGAAGTGTATCTAGATATATTTGGTAAATATTTGAGCTTTTTTAAAAATTATACCGCAACATTAAACCAAGAAGATCAAGCATTTGGCACACGTTTTACTAGGTATGCCCAAGAAGTCCAAAAAGTGATTAATGCTAACAAGCCTTCAATTATTAAACGTGGCTCAATGAAAGCAAAAATAGATGCCTTACGCACCATTAAAACAATTAACCCACCGCTCTTTTTTTATGATGAAGAAACATTACGAAGTCTTCGAATTATTCCAAAAATTGCAAAAGATTTACCGCCTAATTCTCAAAAAGTAGCTTGGCCAAAAAAACTTATAGAGGATGCTCGCACCGGTGCTCCTATAACTGATAAATTTGGCAATATTATTAGCAATCAACCACGTGCTTATTTTCTTGATAAAAATGGCAATGTTACAAGAAGTTCATCTGGCGATGTTCGTCTTTTTGTAAATATCCCGACTGCACAAAATATGTATTCGCAGCAAGTAAAAGCACAACCTGATTGGCTCAACTCTCAAGAAGGAGTCATATTAATGCTTCGTGCTTGCCTGGGAGATTATACTGCAGTATTTGATCCTTTATTAAAAGCAGAAGAAATTTTTGATCCCTGTATTTCATGCATTATTCTTAATGCGGCATTAAAAGCAAATATTATGGGTAACCAAACAACGCAAGCATGTAGAGATTGTCAATGGTACTTAGAACAAATAAAAAATATTTTAAAAGCCACCGCTCCTGAAATACCGGAAGCACCACCAGCACCAACCGGATTACCTTAAAAAATTTGGAGAATTTAGTGAAGTTAAAAACAACGCTTCTCTGTCTTTTACTATTATTTTTAGAAAACATACTTTTTTGTAATGAATTAAAAAATAACCAACTAAAAAAACAAGCCGAACATATTAATGAATACGTATTCGGTCAATTAGGATTAAATATAGAATTGGCTGAATATAAAAAAATGGGGCAGCTTCTTTATCAAATTCTGGCTGCCGATTTTAATAAATTAATAATCGTTGCAAAACAAGTAAATGAAAATTTAAAAAAACAGCAAGAAGAAACTAATGCTCTAATTGCAAAAATGCAAACACATAATCAAAATATACCCTATGAATTATTTTTTAAGCAGTTTTGTTTAGAACAACAAATTAAGCACTTTCAAGATTATATTACTGATAATGAAAAAGCATTACCTTTTTTGCAAAAAATACGCCATATTATATCTCCATTTTTATTGCGTATCGATCACAGCGATTTAACCAAACAAATTCTAAATTATATTACCTATGAACGTGAAAATATTTTATTTAATTATTCTAATTTACTTACCTTTTTAGCAGCAAAGAAAAACGTTTCTTGGCCCAAATTAATTGATTTTTGGGATACGCCAGAACTTGAAGAAAAATTAAAAAAACGATCAAAACATATTACTGAAGTACCTCAAGTACAATTTGCAGAATTAATATTGAGCTTTGCACTACAAGGACTTGTACTTGCAGGAGGCGAGCTTGGCATTCAATGGGTAGATGAAGCAGATAAAAAAATCTATGAACAATATAGTAAACAGCAACAAGAAATCGCTAACAGCTGGGATGTTTTTCAAAAAACATTACAACAACAACAAGAAAAAACAATAAAAAAAATTGAAGATTCTTTTTCTAAAGCACAAGAAAAATTGAATAATGAATATAAGCAAAGTAGTGCTCTTTTACAAGAAGAGTTGGTATATTTAAATCAGGCAATAAATCTTGATAAGCCCATGGATCGTTATTTAGAAGCATGGATTAATTGGGATCGTTACTTTGCTACTTCAAATATGCTTGCTCCAAATGCATCTTGTATTTGGCATAATATATTTAATGTTTTTAATAAAAGTGATTGGCAATTTGAGAGCGATACCCAAAGCTTTTGGCAAAATAGTCTCGTTTTAATGCCAAAGCCATTTTATTGGCAACAAGCAGCAAAAGAAAAAAATATTTTTACGAATGACCCGGCAACTCATAGTATTTTTACCGAATATGCAACAGGAAGTGGATCATATGATATCCAAATAGAATGCACTCTAATAAATTGTTCTTATCCATTCTTTGTTGGCATATTATTTAATCGCGGAAGATGGATTTCAGGAGATCCTGAACGCGTCTGGTGGTATCGCTTACTTGGCCTTTATGGTACCCAAGCAAAATCAGATGATAAAGCAACCCGAGAAATTGCATTGCGTTTTGGGCAACAAGATCTTATCTTTCCACCAAATCAAAAAGAAAAGATTACTGCACCATTTGAACAAATTAATACTGCATCAAAACCTGCTATTAATTTTAAATTAGGCGAACAAGCTATCAAAACACTCGAGCATGATCCAATTACTTTTATTTTTAACGTAACAAATCGACCAAATGATCTTACTATTAGCTTAGAAAAAAAAGAAATAAAAAATGATAAAGAAACAAGAACATTATTGCATAAAACTTCTTTAACAAATCTTGATTCATATATTTTTAAATTCCATGGTATTGGTTTTATGGCGATTGGTTGTCAGGCACAATTTAAAATAATCAAGCCAACGGCATTAATATTTTCAGGCCAACAAATAGATCAATTTAATAAAAAAATTAAATCAGAAATAACAAAGTAATGGGTGAATATGAAACGGATAAGTTTTTGGTTGCTATGCTTATCAGGTCTCTTAGGAGTAACATCTGTTTTTAGCAGACCAATTTTAGAGCAAACCGCTGCTGAGCTAACACCAGTACAAGCAGTTGCAGAAAAAAAAGATCGTCTTTCTGATGTTAAGACTATTGCTGATTCATTGTTTAATCCAGTTTTACCTACTGATCAATCACAGTCTAATCCATATCCCACTCAATCAATAAATGAAAAAGCAGTCAATGCAATATTTGGTGCACAAGGATTAAATGTTGACAATACTCTGTTAAGACATATTAAAAATTTTTATTTTTATCTTGAATATCTTATTAAAGTTGAATTAGGAACTCAAATTGCCACCTATGCCCAACAACAAAATATAGATGTATTTACACTTTTAGAAGAAAAATCATGGACCGATTTAATTAATAATGCAAAAAGTAAAGCTGGTGGATGGCAGCAACTACTCAAACAAGTACAAGAAATAACGCAACCAAATTATTCCTTAATTCAAGGGACTATTAATGCAGCAACTTGGCTTGAAGTAATAAAAACAGATTTTTGGAAAGCAATTCCCATTACTCCTGATATCATTGTTAACTCAAATTTTTGGCAAAAATTTCTTAAATATTTTATCACTAAGTCGTTTGAACAAGATGCTACTTTGCTCAACTCGATTTTTGATGTTGAGAAAAAAATTTTTATTTATATTCCTAACATCGAAGTTGCTTATTATAATGCCGACTTTACGCATCTAAGAAATTCATCAGAATTTTTTCGTCTTCACCTTGTTTTAACTGATATTGTACGGGATAGACAAATTCAACAATGTGCTGATTGGAAAACTTTTATTAATACCAAAACTAAAAGAACGGATCTAAAAAAAGTATATGAACAAACTGAAGAATTTAAAAAAACAAGTTTTTATTCTTTATTAAATATTGCTGATCAAAAATTTTCTACTTTTGTTGAACAAGCAATCGATAAAAATTTGAAAATTCCCAATACCACTTATGCTCGAGAGCCCATGGTACAAACAGAGATTACCTGCATTGCAATGCTCAAAAATATTGAAGCACAATTACATTATTTATTTGATTATCAACATTTAGAAAAAACAATAGATGTTCTTAAAAAAACTCAAAAGCCAGAACCATTTATTATTTTTTATCAAGCTGAAGATTACTTATATCTCTATGATTTGGCAACGGTACTTGAACGCTTTGAACAAATAGCACCAGAGGAATCACAACCTGGCTCAACTAAAATTGTAGCTGGTGGTCGAGGAGAGAATAAAATCATTGTACAAGATTTTGGTTCATGGCTTTCTGATAAATGGAGTGATATAAAAAAAGAAAGCAAACAAACATGGAAAGATGTAAAACGAACAGGCAAAGATATTGAAACTGGTGCAACCGATGTATGGCGTGGTATTAGAGATGAAGCAAAAGTAACCGTAAAAGGATTTGAGGCACTTGGTGCAATCGTATCTGGTCATCCAGCTGATGCACAAAAATTACTTCAAGATGCTGAAACTTTACAAAAAAAAGTTGCCCAAGAAATAAAAAAATCAGTAAAAGATGCACAAACAGTATTAGATGATACCGTAAAGGTAGCAAAAGATGCTACATCAATTGGAGCAGATGCAATAAGTTTATATATAGGAGCAGTTTTACGTGATCAAAAATTAGCTGATGATCTTGATAATGCAATAAAATCTGGTGCTGGCATGGTAATCAATTTATTTGCTGGCATGACAGCCCCTTTATTTGCACTCTCTGGTGCGGTTCTCTATCTTACCACCGATGCATTAGCAATTGCTGCACAAGTAGTTACCAATTCCATTATAGAAGTTGCACGGGGCCATTGGAGCCATCTTGGTAGTGAATTACTTGATGGCCTTGAAAATATGGTAGCTGATGTAGCATCCACACTCTGGAGTACTATTAGTTTTGTTGGTAAATATTTTGTTGCTGAATTAATGGATGCGGTAAAATTAGTCGGTTACATCACAAGCATGTTAACGAATATTGTTGTTGATGTTACGACTGGTTTTCTAAAAGGATTTGCGGCGATATTTGATTCTTTTGGTTGGGAAAGCGCCGAGCAAGCATTAAATCAAGCAAGCAAAGAAGTTGAAGCTCATCGTAGATTAATTTCTGCAACTATTACTACTGGATTATTAATTGGTGCAGTTGTGCTTACCGATGGTGCCGCCTTACCTTTACTTGCAATGACCGTAGGCCCTCAAGTATTCCAAGTAGCTGGTGGTTTTCAACAAGATGAACGTGCCAAACAATTAAAAATCGAACAAAAAGAATTTTTAGATCACTACAAAACTTTTGTAGATAATAATAAAATCATTTCAAAAACAGCACAGGAAACATGGTCAAGCGAACTTAATGAAAAATTTGAATCGCAAGTTATTAATGAAGAGCGAGAACTTGGTTTTTATCAAAACTTTTTAAGTAATTATTTTGAAAGTACCAAAGAACAAATGTCCTTTTATCTTGGAAGCAATTTAGCACCACAATTGCAATTAGATCCTACTTACAAAATACGATTTGCCGATATTGGTTCGTTATATGGATTTAAAACAGGTGATGGCGTTAATACCGGCGTACTTAATCTTAACCCTTCACAAGGATTCCCGTTATATAACAAAAGCAGGAATACCTATAGCCAAGAAATTGCCGTTTATCCAGCGCTCTCAATGCAACTAGAGAATAAAGAATATACTGCTGATGAAGTACGTAAGTTTTGGTTTAACCAAAAAGAGACAGTTGTTTTAGATCAGGAAACTAATGAAGTTGAAATTAGATGGCAAGCTATTTATGTATTAAATAGTTTTCATATCGGTCTTTATTTTGGTGGTGAAAGTATTGATATTTCACAAATAATCAAAACAAAAAAAGCTCCTATTGATCCTGGCTACTTGGCAAAAATGCTTGTTTACAAAAAAGAAAATAAAAATCAACCGATAAGCCTTGGTCTTTATGAGCATGAAGGAAAAGGATGGGTTGCAGAAAATATTAGCGGGCCCTCTTTTAATGTTGGTAATTGGTATCGTATGAAAATGCAATTAAATAATACACAATTAAAATTGAAAGTTTGGCAAGAAGGAAATGATGAGCCTGATTGGCAAACTTTCAATGTTGCAAAAACAACTCAAAAAACTGTTGGTATTATCTCTTCTGGAGCTTCTATTCAATATCAAATTCTTAATCCAAAAGTTCCAATTGATGCAATTCCGCAATTGCGTCAACCAATAACTTGGTCAACTGAACAAGAACGCGCAATTCAAGCGCGAAAAATCTTAGAACAAAAAATCAATCCAATAATTGGTACATTTAATTTACAAGCAACCGATAAAATACAAATTTTAAAGGGACAATTTATTTATACTACTAGAGCAACTAATCTTAAAGATGATCAAAATAATAGTATTGATGATTATGTTATTCTAGGCACTCAATCAGGATCTGGACAAACATTGCGTATTGAAAATCAAGGTATATCGCCACGAGCAGAACTTAAAACTGCTCAAAATGTTATGATTCAAAATTATGAAGGAACAGTAGTCATTAGCTTAGTTACTGGAGATGTATTTGATAGAAATAGCAACAAAATAACAACCGTAACCGTACCTACCGCCTTACCTAATTTTTTACAAACACATGGTCCTTTAACAAATGCACTTACCAAAAAATTAATGAGTTTAAACAAAGAATATCAAACGGCGTTACTTGAAAAAGTTCACTTTGGCCCAATCAATCTTAAGGCTACCAGTATTGAAGATATTCAAAAAGGACAATTTATTTACCAAGCCGCTTCGCCTGAATCAGAATTGCGTGATATCGAAAGAAACCCAATTAAAAATGAACAAGGAAAATCAGTATATGATTACTTTTTAATGATTGATTCTGATGGATTACTTGGCTCAGTTTATTCTACAGCTATTGGGCAAATACAAAGTCTGATTACCGGAAATGTCTATAATCGAAATGGTTCCATCGTTGAATCTGGCTATCCAGTTGGTACTGAAGCGCTCAATGAATATGCAAGCGAAATCGGTAAAATCAGAACCGAATTATATAATAAAATTAATACTGCTGCACAGTTATATGCCAAAATAAAACAGAAAGCAATAACAGCTGCCAAACCATTAAAACCTATTCGGTCAATAAAACCTGATGAGGTTAGTCAGCCAAGCGGTGCCCATACGGCTAACCAAACTGAATCACCACCCTCAATGCCTATTGATCCTGCACAAGAAAGCTTAGAACAGAGAACAACTGAGGCTAGCGAAGGACAATTCGGCTGGGGAGGATAATTAATATTTTTACAAATTGCGTTTAATTTGTTAGAATTATATCTATAAATTAATATTTCTTACTAGGTATGATTGCTATGAATGATATCAAAATAAATAAAGATAATTTCCCCAGTTTGCCGGGAGTATACCTATTTAAAAATAGGGATAGTGAGATTATTTACGTTGGTAAAGCAAAAATACTAAAAAAACGTATCCAATCATACTTTTTAAATAAAGAAAAAGACTGGAAAATTAAATCATTGATTGATGAGCATGATTACATTGATTATATAGTAACTAAAACTGAGCCAGAAGCATTATTGCTCGAAGCACAGTTGATAAAAGATAATCAGCCAAAATTCAATGTTTTACTTAAAAGTGGTCAACCTTTTGTTTATTTATTATTTACTAAGGCGCCAGCCCCAAAGCTAGAACTTGTGCGTAATAAATCAAAAAAAGGCACTTATTTTGGCCCTTTTTTACATAAAAAACAAGCGCGTAGTGTATATGATTATTTATTAAGAACATTTCGACTAGAATGGTGTACCAGTAAAATAAAAGAAGGTTGTTTAAAATATCATATTGATTTATGTGTTGGTAATTGCCGCGAAGATTTTAATAAAGATGATTATTTATTTAGGATCGATTTAACTATTAATATCTTAAAAAATAATTATAGCAAATCATTAAACCAGCTTAAGGAACGAATTAAAGAACATAATAAAGGACTAGAATTTGAAAAAGCAAAAAATTTATCAGAATACTTACATAATTTAGATACTATTTTTGCTACTCTTAAAACAAAATTTTCAGAAAAACGGTATGAAAACGATGTATTTTTGGCAACATCACCTATTCATACAAGAAAATTACCAGATATTGCTCTAGCAAAAAAATTACAAGATTTTATCCAATCATCAAAACCTATTATTACTATTGATTGTTTTGATATATCTCATTTTCAAAGCAATTTTATTGTTGGTTCTTGTATACGATTTTCTCATGGCATACCAGATAAAAATAATTTCAGACGATTCAAGATTAAAACTCTAACACAACAAAATGATTATGCTGCTTTACAAGAAATAGTAAGCCGCCGTTATAAAAATGAAACTGACTTGCCAGATTTAATTGTCATTGATGGTGGCAAAGGCCAGCTCAATGCTATAAAACAAATAATAAATACAACACATGTTATTAGCTTAGCAAAAAAAGAAGAACGTCTCTTTATAGATCGATTTCCTCATGGTATTTTACTAGATATTAATACTGAACTCGGAAAATTATTTATAGCTTTACGTGATTATGCACACCATTTTGCAATCAGTTATCATCGTGTTCGAAGAAAAAAAGAATTAGAGGGGCAACAATAATGAATACTGAATTATTTACTACCTCAAGCCAAGAACTTTTAAATAAAAGTATTGGTATTGCTATCGCACAAAAAAATCCCACTTTGTTACCGCTGCATACTTTAGCAGCAGGTCTTGAAGATGAATTTTGTTTATCTTTTTTTAATGTACTTAATATACCGGTTGCTGCTTTACGTACTATCATTGAAAATGAATTACAAAAATTGCCGCACGTTGAAGGTGGTAGAGTTTCTGCTGATTATGCTATGCAAAATTTTTTAGAACAATTAAAAAAACAAGCAGAAGCGCTTAATGATGAATATATTAGTCTTGAGCATTTTGTACTTGGATGGGCAACTACGCAAGAACTTCCACAATCAATTCAAGAATTTCTTAAAGAACATCAATTTACTAAATCAGCAATACTTGCCCATATGCAAAAAATTCGCAAGGGAAAAACCGTGAAAGATAAATCTGCAG
The genomic region above belongs to Candidatus Babeliales bacterium and contains:
- the glnA gene encoding type I glutamate--ammonia ligase translates to MKKFISFSLLIISMTTITYLYANNASLTKMRNNNIRYIEYSFTDFSGMRKSLIKPASCVEEDLEKGIYFDGSSIKGCTRITNSDLLLKPSLDTMRLIPWTNDATKTVSLVCDMFLDKNTPYTSDPRFILKSVLNEAKQLGYDFFVGPELEFYIFKQKANQESSLIPFDNESYFENNCSCEDEVMKGNILNNFDALELVPEKIHHEVGPGQYEISLHYDNALKMADKIVTAKHALQAMGNSSNCYVSFMPKPLSTQNGSGMHIHFSLFDIQNQKNAFFDPEDKNRLSPIAKSFIAGILHHASALTLLFNPTINSYKRLVPGFEAPIFICAGTKNRSALIRLPLFNPDQAEAARAEIRSIDPTCNPYLAFAALLKAGLYGIQNNLQLDQFIEENLYEMTSEQKIEKGIDTIPSSLPQAIDAFERSGFLKELLGNHLFDEYIKDKKKEVMQSLRAITDWELKHYL
- a CDS encoding M23 family metallopeptidase: MNKIKGILYLIVFFIISYSCVSGYHYFFGTAQPTIKMEGIARDQYYGNEIPCKIYINDSYKIAEISAWLDDKPLFNKNKINTKICEYPFTISTVSLKDGQHTLKIQAENGLYNRKKTTQEVSFFVDNKLLHAAVIKNEPSYKVNQGRTLRVKLQVNKPIKQAFVEVFNKSYQCFPESKNSSIYDCFMPVMCEEKPGDYVIHIQISDLVGNTVKLDEKLQVAQFPFKRQNLKVDPEKVKKEKEIGLSDDQLEKELEVLAQKSPFEKLWNGIFYAPTEIKAISTEYGTIRVTQEKGRYMHKALDIVNAPKSIIWAPQDGRVVIKERYALSGNTVVIDHGCGILSLFYHLDDFAENLKVGMNVKQGNPLGTLGKTGYASGYHLHWEMRIHNIAVDPQQWIDQYF
- a CDS encoding GIY-YIG nuclease family protein; translated protein: MNDIKINKDNFPSLPGVYLFKNRDSEIIYVGKAKILKKRIQSYFLNKEKDWKIKSLIDEHDYIDYIVTKTEPEALLLEAQLIKDNQPKFNVLLKSGQPFVYLLFTKAPAPKLELVRNKSKKGTYFGPFLHKKQARSVYDYLLRTFRLEWCTSKIKEGCLKYHIDLCVGNCREDFNKDDYLFRIDLTINILKNNYSKSLNQLKERIKEHNKGLEFEKAKNLSEYLHNLDTIFATLKTKFSEKRYENDVFLATSPIHTRKLPDIALAKKLQDFIQSSKPIITIDCFDISHFQSNFIVGSCIRFSHGIPDKNNFRRFKIKTLTQQNDYAALQEIVSRRYKNETDLPDLIVIDGGKGQLNAIKQIINTTHVISLAKKEERLFIDRFPHGILLDINTELGKLFIALRDYAHHFAISYHRVRRKKELEGQQ